The following coding sequences lie in one Nitratireductor mangrovi genomic window:
- a CDS encoding Na+/H+ antiporter subunit B — protein MRTVIFRTAAPYLTSLMVLFSVFVLLRGHNEPGGGFIGGLIAASAFAIYGIACGVSPVRRALYFHPMALSGFGLFLAALSGFVSLGFGVPFLTGLWTSPSFLGVTLDLSTVLFFDIGVYFVVVGSITSVALALEERERL, from the coding sequence ATGCGCACCGTCATCTTCCGCACCGCGGCACCCTATCTGACCAGCCTGATGGTATTGTTCTCGGTGTTCGTTCTGCTGCGCGGGCACAATGAGCCCGGCGGCGGCTTCATCGGCGGGCTGATCGCCGCCTCCGCCTTCGCCATCTACGGCATCGCCTGCGGCGTCTCGCCGGTACGCCGCGCGCTCTATTTCCATCCGATGGCGCTCTCCGGCTTCGGGCTGTTCCTTGCCGCGCTCTCCGGCTTCGTGTCGCTCGGATTCGGCGTGCCGTTCCTGACTGGGCTGTGGACGTCGCCGTCGTTCCTGGGCGTGACGCTGGATCTTTCGACGGTGTTGTTCTTCGACATCGGCGTCTATTTCGTCGTCGTCGGCTCGATCACCTCGGTGGCGCTGGCGCTCGAGGAAAGGGAGCGGCTCTGA
- a CDS encoding Na+/H+ antiporter subunit C: protein METALSVVVGLFYGVAIYLMLSKHTIRVLLGIVLLGNAVNMTIFAAGRILREVPPIIPAGFDTPPESVANPLPQALILTAIVISFSFFAFLLVLAYRAYQDLGTDDTDEMRVAEPKGEGLPPLGY from the coding sequence ATGGAAACCGCGCTCTCCGTCGTCGTCGGCCTGTTCTACGGCGTTGCCATCTATCTCATGCTGTCGAAGCACACGATCCGCGTGCTGCTCGGCATCGTCTTGCTCGGCAATGCCGTCAACATGACCATCTTTGCCGCGGGCCGCATCCTGCGCGAGGTGCCGCCGATCATTCCGGCCGGTTTCGACACGCCGCCCGAATCGGTCGCCAATCCACTGCCGCAGGCGCTGATCCTGACGGCGATCGTCATTTCCTTTTCCTTCTTCGCCTTCCTGCTGGTGCTTGCCTATCGCGCCTACCAGGACCTCGGCACCGACGACACCGACGAGATGCGGGTCGCGGAGCCGAAGGGCGAAGGGCTGCCTCCGCTGGGGTACTGA